The genomic region TTCCAGAAGAGCCAGGGATTGCTCCGGGATCTCGCTGCAGTCGGTCAGGTAGGCAGCGTCGTCGAAGCGGTAGCCTGTGGCGTTAAAGGAGCCGTGCTTGATCGGCACCGGCACCACCCGGCATCCGAACAGCTCGAAAGGGTCTTCGATGGGGAAAGGTTCCAGAAGCGGCGAGTACCCTTCGGAAGTGAGCCCCTCGAAGATGTAGGCGAACTTGTCGCTTATTGACTGTATGGTTTCCGGGCTGCCGTAGCAGGGGATGATCCGGCGGTGGATGAAATAGAAACCGCGGAGGTCGTCGATGCCGTGTATGTGGTCGGCATGGGTATGGGTGAGGAGGACCGCATCGACATGCGGGATCCCCTCACGCAGCGCCTGTGTCCTGAGATCGGTCGAGGTGTCGACCAGTATGCGCTGCCCGCAGGACTCGACCAGGATCGAGGCACGTGTTCTTTTGTCGCGCGGGTCAGTTGATCCGCAGACCTGGCAGTGGCAGCCGACCATGGGAACACCCGTCGAGGTGCCAGAGCCGAGGATGGTAATCTTCATGTGTCGCCCCTCGGAATGCTGGGTAAGGTAGCATGGAATGCGCCAGTGAAGCAAGGGGTTTATCCCTTGCCTTGCGCGGGTTTTGCGGCTATTATCTCACCCTGGCCGGGCTCCATGTCCGGCCGTTTTTAAGCAATAAATTTTAGCAGAGGTTCACATGCGCGTCGGCATCATCTCCCCAAACTACTACGCCGAGGAAACCGGTAACGCCGTGACGGTGAGGCGCGTCGAGCGGCACCTGAAAGAGCTTGGCTGCGAGGTGAAGGTTTTCGCGACGGATCGCATGGCCGGGGAGAAGCTGCAGGGGGCGGTGGCTGAATTCGCGCCGGATATCCTGCACGCCTTCCACGCTTACCACGGCGGCAGGATGGCCTGCGTGCTGTCCAAGGTGCTGGGGATTCCCTACCTGGTGACCTTCACCGGTACCGACATCTACAACGCGCTCTGCGACCAGCGCAACCTGGAGCTCCACGGAGCCCTCAGGGGGGCAAGCCGGCTGGTGGCGTTCCATGGCTGCGTCCGTCACCGGCTGGCTAAGCACATGCCGAGCCTGGAGGAGCGGACCGCCATAATACCCCAGGGGGTCGATCTCCCCGTCGACTGCACCACGCTTCCCCCGGCCGAGGAAGGAAGCTTCACCTTTTTGCTGCCGGCAGGCCTGCGCCCGGTGAAGAACGTACTGTTCCCGCTGGAGCCTTTGGCTGCGCTTTACGCCGCCCATCCCCAGGTGCGCCTGCTTCTAGCGGGCCCGGTGCTCGACAAGGACTACGCAGCACAGGTGATGGAGGCACTGGAACGCTACCCCTTCGCGAGGTACCTTGGAGTGGTGGGGCACGACCTCATGGGGGATCTGTACCGCCGAATCGACGTGGTGCTGAACAGTTCCCTCAGCGAGGGGGGTATGGCCAACACGGTCCTAGAGGCGATGGCCTATGCCAAACCGCTTCTGGTCGCGGACATCGAGGGAAACCGCTCTGTGGTCAAGGAACACGTCACCGGCCTCTTGTATCGCGATTCTGGAGAGTTCGTGGCCAAGGCCGGCGAGCTTTTGGCAGATGCCAGGTTGCGGGAAAAGCTGGGCAAAAATGGCAAAGCCCAGGTCCGCGAACACTACTCCCCCGACAAGGAAGCCGTCTCCTACCTCAACCTCTACCGCGAGATACTGCAAGCGAAGTAAGGCTCTGTCACTTCTTCCCTCCCCGTCACCTTTTGACTTAGCTGGTTCACCAGAGACAAATCCCCCCTGTCCCCCCTTCGCAAAGGGGGGAACGTGATAGCACGCTTGGTTTTTCAAAGAACACGACCTTCTTCCTCCCTGCGCAAAAGTCAAAACGCATAGCCTCTAATGCTGCTTCAGGGGCAGCCAGGGCAGGCAATTGCCGAGTTTGCCTAGCAAAATCGGACGCTGCAAAAATATAGTGCTTTTTGAATGTAAGGGGTATAATCGGTGGCAGTGGTACTATGAAAGCTGCAAAGGAGGTAGGAGATGAAAAGGGTAAGGCTGTTACTGTTGGTAGTGCTGGCCGCATTCTTTGCCGTATCTACCGGCTATGCCGCTGAGCACAGCTTCAAAGCAAAATTGACCCCGAAAGAGGAAGTCGCCAAGCCTGACGCAAAATCCTCAGGCAAGGCCGAGTTCAAACTCAGCAAAGACGGCAAGGAACTGACATATAAACTACACGTTAAGAACGTCGTAGACGCAAGCGCCGCGCATATCCACGTAGGCAAAAAGGGTGAGAATGGTCCCCCGATCGTGGGACTTTTCAGCGGCGGCAAAAAAGGGAAATTTAGTGGCGTTCTTTCCGAGGGTAAGGTTAGCGGCAACGACCTTATGGGCGACTACAAAGGGAAATTCGACGAACTGGTCAAGCTCTTAAGGTCCGGCGATACCTACGTTAACGTCCACACCGACAAGTATCCGGACGGCGAGATCCGCGGACAGATCAAATAAAGCAGCAAGTAACTGCTCACATATGACCGCCGGCGTCGGTTCAAAGGACCGGTCGCCGGCGGTTTTTTTTAAAGTAATCTTCCATTCCGGAAGCCGGGGGGCGTGTTCACTCCAAGGACCAGGCGACCTTGGGTTCCCCCCTTTGCGAAGGGGGGACAGGGGGGATTTGCCTCTGACGAACCAATCTCGCGGAAGACCCTCAAGCCTCGTCAATCAAGATCACTTCGCTCTCCGGATCGGTGGCAACGCCCAGTTCCCCTCCCAGCAATCCCTTCGCCTCATGCTCCGGCAACTGCTCGATCCCCTGCATCTTTCGCTGTATCCGGCGGGTGCGGGTAGCAGCAGTGTCGATGCTGGAGGATGCCTCGTCGAGCTTCTTCCTGGTTTTTTCCAGCAGGGTCCCGAAGGTCATGAACTCGGTCTTGATGGCGCCCAAGAGCCGCCAGACGTCGCTGCTGCGCTTCTCGATGGTGAGGGTCTTGAAGCCCAAGCTGAGCGAGGAGAGGAGGGCGGCGATGGTTGTGGGGCCTGCGACGATGACCTTGTGCTCGCGCAGGATGGCGTCGAAAAGACCGGGACGGCTGAGCACCTGGGCGTAGCTCGCCTCGTTGGCCAGGAACATGACGGCGAAGTCGGTGGTGTCGGGAGGGGAGAGGTACTTCTCGCAGATGAGCTTTGCCATGGCTGCGACGGTCTTGTCGAACTGCCTGGTCGCCTCCTGTACCGCCGCCTGGTTCCCCTGCTCCTGGGCCTCGACCAGCCGCAGGTAATCCTCCTGGGGGAACTTGGCGTCGACCGGGAGCCAGAGCGGCTTGTCGCCCTTGCCGGGGAGGCGGATGGCGAACTCGACCCGCGCGTCGCTCCCCGGCTTGGTGGCGACGTTGGCGCCGTACTGGTCCGGGGTGAGTATCTGCTCCAAAAGGTTGTGCAGTTGCACTTCGCCCAAGGTTCCGCGTGTCTTGATGTTGGAGAGGACCTTCTTCAGGTCGCCGACCCCGGAGGCAAGGGACTGCATCTCTCCCAGCCCCTTGTGGACCTGCTCCAGTTGCCCGCTAACCTGCTTGAATGATTCGCCCAGCCGCTTCTCCAGGGTCTCGTGCAGCTTTTCGTCAACCGTGGCGCGCATCTGCTCCAGCTTCTTCGAGTTGTCGTCCTGCAGCCATTTGAGGCGCAGTTCCACCGTTTCGCGCAGCTTGTCCAGGCGCTGCTCGTTGCTCGCGGTGAGGCTTCCGAGCTGCTGGGTGAACCCTTCCAGCTGCCCCTTTTGCAGCGAGGCGATATCCACCATCCGTTTTTGCACCGCCTCCCCGAACTGCCTGAGGTTACCGCCGAGCTCCTCGCGGTTTCGCCCAAGCTCCGCCTGCAGGGTGCGCTCCAGCCGCTCCAGCCCCTTCTCCAGTTGGTCGAAGCGCGTTTCCGCAACGTG from Citrifermentans bremense harbors:
- a CDS encoding GPMC system family 4 glycosyltransferase: MRVGIISPNYYAEETGNAVTVRRVERHLKELGCEVKVFATDRMAGEKLQGAVAEFAPDILHAFHAYHGGRMACVLSKVLGIPYLVTFTGTDIYNALCDQRNLELHGALRGASRLVAFHGCVRHRLAKHMPSLEERTAIIPQGVDLPVDCTTLPPAEEGSFTFLLPAGLRPVKNVLFPLEPLAALYAAHPQVRLLLAGPVLDKDYAAQVMEALERYPFARYLGVVGHDLMGDLYRRIDVVLNSSLSEGGMANTVLEAMAYAKPLLVADIEGNRSVVKEHVTGLLYRDSGEFVAKAGELLADARLREKLGKNGKAQVREHYSPDKEAVSYLNLYREILQAK
- a CDS encoding CHRD domain-containing protein, with the translated sequence MKRVRLLLLVVLAAFFAVSTGYAAEHSFKAKLTPKEEVAKPDAKSSGKAEFKLSKDGKELTYKLHVKNVVDASAAHIHVGKKGENGPPIVGLFSGGKKGKFSGVLSEGKVSGNDLMGDYKGKFDELVKLLRSGDTYVNVHTDKYPDGEIRGQIK
- a CDS encoding GPMC system MBL fold metallohydrolase — protein: MKITILGSGTSTGVPMVGCHCQVCGSTDPRDKRTRASILVESCGQRILVDTSTDLRTQALREGIPHVDAVLLTHTHADHIHGIDDLRGFYFIHRRIIPCYGSPETIQSISDKFAYIFEGLTSEGYSPLLEPFPIEDPFELFGCRVVPVPIKHGSFNATGYRFDDAAYLTDCSEIPEQSLALLEGLELLIIDALRFSPHPNHFNIERALQVAQKLRPRRTLFTHLTHEVRHSDGCQLPAGVEFAYDGMTVEL
- the rmuC gene encoding DNA recombination protein RmuC codes for the protein MTPDLFQLIILLLCAATFVIAFLCYLHLKRLHVAETRFDQLEKGLERLERTLQAELGRNREELGGNLRQFGEAVQKRMVDIASLQKGQLEGFTQQLGSLTASNEQRLDKLRETVELRLKWLQDDNSKKLEQMRATVDEKLHETLEKRLGESFKQVSGQLEQVHKGLGEMQSLASGVGDLKKVLSNIKTRGTLGEVQLHNLLEQILTPDQYGANVATKPGSDARVEFAIRLPGKGDKPLWLPVDAKFPQEDYLRLVEAQEQGNQAAVQEATRQFDKTVAAMAKLICEKYLSPPDTTDFAVMFLANEASYAQVLSRPGLFDAILREHKVIVAGPTTIAALLSSLSLGFKTLTIEKRSSDVWRLLGAIKTEFMTFGTLLEKTRKKLDEASSSIDTAATRTRRIQRKMQGIEQLPEHEAKGLLGGELGVATDPESEVILIDEA